The sequence below is a genomic window from Montipora capricornis isolate CH-2021 chromosome 14, ASM3666992v2, whole genome shotgun sequence.
CACGCACGACGAACTACTGTTCCGTCACAAAACTGAAGTACAACGAAGCTTGCCAACGAACGTTGAGCTCTCTGAAAACAGGCATTAAGTTAGTTCTTTTCAATTAGGTTTCACTGAAAATAGGTTTCAACTTGACAGCCTACTTTACCTGCAATACAAAGATAACTGTTGATACATAGATTTGTGTGGAAACCACGCTAAATTTATCAGTAAAAAAATACTGTTATTTCCATAGCGTGCTCAGTTTAATTTTTTGACGGAAAAGGCCATTATAGTTAGTAAACTGCAGTTATTGTTCAGCCGTTTGGTAAGACATATGAGATATGtttatgtattttcttttttagaagCGTATTGTTACATAACAGATTGGCAAGTTGCCTCTTTTAATACCTCTTTCTTAATTGTATTGTGACATGACAACTTCTGGCCAAGCTTGGACTCTCACTGCTCGATTTTCGAACAGCGACTCAAAAAACTGGATGATTGATAGTGGAAAATGGTGGTATGACAAGAATGTTGAGTTTGGAGAAACAGCTAATCCATCTAGCAACACTGACATGATATCGCAAGCGTTTTGGTTGGTCAGCGGTCAGGAGTTCAAGATCACGCGCAGTGATGACTCTCAACATACCGCTCTGTTGCAGACCACAGGTGACTGTCTGGGTGGACAGACATTCCGGACGAAAATGACCAGTTATGGTGACTTCAGAAATGGTACAGTGTGGGCATCCAATCGTTGCTTGGGAAATTGCagaattcaatatggcggccagtaTGACACAACGGATGGTTTCCAACAAGCTACATGCAATGGTAATATTCAAAATGCGACTCAAATCGGCTTCTGGTGCGACTGGAGCGGCGGTGATGGAGCTGTGCTGATGATTGGTGGAGGGGGCGCGACTTGCAATCGAGCGGATCACGGAATTGGAATAACAGAGGCTGATCAAGCTTCCTTCGTTGCAACCGTTCCTGAACACGACTTTGGCAACGAAGCTAATCACGCTCCGGCGAAGAGCTACTCTTTGAACCTCTGGTTACATTAAATATCCAACATAAAGATCATTTTAAAACATCCGTAAcctacattttttgtttaattgaTCTTTTTGCGGATACGGTAGATAAGTAGTCGCGCCTCGTTAAAAGTGGTACATAAGCAAGCGGTTTACTAGATGAGTCTATgcgaatgaaaaaaataataaaaatgttagGCCAGGGtcagtttaaaattttcttgtcataaCTTTAGAAATTATTTCTTAGAAGAGGATTAGGCAAATCGCTAAAAGATTATTAAGTTACGATTTAAGAGTGGTTATTCAATCCGCTGCCTAACCACAACAAGCGCTTACAGTGCGATGtgatgaaccaatcaaaatcacGGTCAATTTCATAGAAGTCTCTAGAAGCGTGAAAATTTGCACGCGTGCACATGGTAAGTGGTTTTGTCTCTCATTGGAAAAGTGGCGGGAAATTTTGTAGCTAACATAAATGTCGCGAACTGTCATTTCGACAGTAAAAGAATAACTGTTCTATTTAATGTTGGTCACGCAAAGGTAATCATTACTGGTACCCTTACTGCCAACTCTTAGTGATATGTACCATATGGGTAAATAGATGGGAAAAACTACAGCTGTGAGTTGTCATGAAACTGTTGGGTGCTTGGAAAAGCAAATTTTAACCAAACTTCGATAATAACAAGAGGAGATTAGGTAAGCGAAAGGATACCCATGCCCCATCatagtttttaaaatctatttttagtttctcaaagctattttaatttctttttcccaATGCCACGCATATTTGATATTCCATTAGGACATTACAgctggccaatcaggtgcctttaaaaatagctgcgtagctaATATTAGATTTTAGGAAGACGCCCATGCATGGGGaatccgttctcttacctcatactctcttcaaaatatcagttccttTTTCTGTCCAAATGGAGAATGCACGCTAaaatttacgaaaaatgatgtgACGGTTTCCATCCAGTTTCCAttcgtttcctgagagtttttacatgtttCACTGAAACGCACAGCAGAGGACTGGAACTAACTGCGCATacgccttctgattgaagtgatgtgaGGTTTccattgtaaaaaaattacttcaaagaaccatccatgcaaccttttagTAGCGcacttgactaaaaagctttcttagcaaccattgtctttctgtagttaagagcGGCACTTGAGATTGTACCTAGGTCTCCGTCATTAATGAGcgttagtataattacataggtgattattgaaaattcttctCGCTGATTGGTTTcccttgaggtgattattacacgATAATAACATtagcggtttttcaaaatggccgcaagccgttttgtcgaggtgacagacgaagaaattaattgttttaaagaaaatgcatgtttttaaaataatcatgTATGTTATTATGCTTATTATGATGagacaattattcacctcaccTTTGGTGAATAATTGCTAAATGTTCAGTCTCCGATATTCAAGCATTTGGATGTAACAACAATATGAAACTGAATCCATGCAATTGTAAAGAGATGTTTCTTGGCCTTCTAAAGTATCATAGTTGTCAGTGGCAGCCTCTTGCCGAGGTTGGTACTCTTATTAAAACTGCCAAGTAGTTCAAGCTACTCGGTTTGTTTATCTCCAATGGCTTGACATGGGGTTCCCGCTGGGACTACATCACTGAGAAGGCTAACAGGCGTCAATGTAACGTGAAACAACTTAAAAAGTGCGGCGTCAAGCCCACCGACTTAACAGTGGCTTACTGCTTCCTGATCAGATCAATCTTGGAGTGCGCttcgtccttttttttttttccttttttcttttcaaacctCCGCCTACCTATCGAATGATCTCGAGAGCATCCAGAGGCAAGCGCTTGTATTGTATAGCCTTATACGTTTTACGCTGACGCTGTTTCAGGTTAAAGTTATTTCTTTGAATTCGGTACTGGTTGTAATATCACTGTAACAGCTTTTATAGATGAAGGATTTCTCTTATCATTAATTTAGTGTGAACAAGAGAGGATGAGGCTCCTCTCTTAGTGTGAGACAGGTGTCTAGATCTGGGAAAAAGCGTTTGCCGGTATTCCAAACAACTTAGTTTTTGGTTGAGAATGGGTAAATTGGTTTCATGCACTTAAGAGAAGCGGTTCCTTTGGTCACGTTGGCGAGCAAAGATTCCCCATGTGTAGATTGAATTAATTGTCAATACCACAAGTTATTGTAACTAACGGTACAATTGGTATAATTGCTCTGTCTGCTTCTCAGTAGTAAATTAAATCAGTAGTGTAGCAGTTATTGTAACCTCCTATTGTTTGGTATAGAAATTTAGAAGAAGGATAATACTAATGTCGCACTGAGTGGGCGTATTTGGATTGCTAATATAATTGTTACACTGATCGGATATGAATCTGACACAAGCTTGACTGGTTTGTGCCAAATAACATGACTAAAACTGCTGTAGCTGTACTAGAGAGTTAGCTTTTGCATATTGTAGTACAGTCCTAGAATAAAGAAGAGCTTACCGAAGGAGTGTTGGTGTCAAATATTAGTTTCTAGATCTGTTCACCCGAGAAGTTCCTCTAATATAACAAAGGGCCGGGAAATATATGTTAAATCCAACACAACTTGCTAAAAAAATCCCAGTTGGCGAGAAGGAATATCAGATGGCTATTTTCAAAGCGTTGAGAATTTGATTTTCGGAAAAAGCTAATACCAAGAGTTATCAGCCAAGAGTGAGATTTTCGAATCCCAAattggtatcaggtttgtccccatcaccGTCaaaaaaagtgtctatttttaa
It includes:
- the LOC138031961 gene encoding uncharacterized protein; the protein is MKTLPKLLIFVATCQIVVKTNSQQCPAFGSEESILGWMLQGHIYQTMMANIGLHCLSACFKDDRCQSFNFVMSLQMCEFSDRTKEARPEDFIPDADRYYFRKYIKRAQLGSISELAAESCKEIKMIEGRASNGKYWMSSIKPGIPILAFCVYCDMTTSGQAWTLTARFSNSDSKNWMIDSGKWWYDKNVEFGETANPSSNTDMISQAFWLVSGQEFKITRSDDSQHTALLQTTGDCLGGQTFRTKMTSYGDFRNGTVWASNRCLGNCRIQYGGQYDTTDGFQQATCNGNIQNATQIGFWCDWSGGDGAVLMIGGGGATCNRADHGIGITEADQASFVATVPEHDFGNEANHAPAKSYSLNLWLH